From Desulfomonilia bacterium, the proteins below share one genomic window:
- a CDS encoding glycoside hydrolase family 38 C-terminal domain-containing protein: MKSGTAYKIYLIGNAHLDPVWLWKKPQGLAEVKATFLSVLMRMKEFPDFTFTCSSALYYKWVEENAPEIFEEIRQRVREGRWNIVGGWWIQPDCNLPCGESFVRHGLYSQRYFLDRFGFVAKTGYNVDSFGHSGMLPQILLKSGMQNYVFMRPSHDEKDLPGPLFWWESPDGSRVLTFRIPFCYNQEWGDPNDAAPTEKQKLIATRSLTSQLGYELMGFFGVGNHGGGPTISNLKMIEALKEEWGEESLIMSSPDAYFVDMKLKKMDIPVVRDDLQHHASGAYCAHSAVKKLNRLAENRLMASEKLSAAAMLLTGAAFPNSRFERAWQQVLFNQFHDIITGCCIKEAYDDVFSAYGEALNIASEEMNFAVQKISWSIDTSCGEDIPLSKDTDWILWEHENRGIPLVVFNTLSWEIEAPIQVHRQVKAVTDDAGRALMIQHVRAPQMNLDDKLDTLFIGKIPAMGYRVFTIYRNLEIPTAAIPGALNVSETHIENAFIRLDFDPVSGNIDRLYDKRTGSDILSGPGAAPVVIDEHDSDTWAHFIFRFDKVMGRFGDTEMKVLETGPLRAILRVTNRFERSVLQQDFILYHDRPDINVRVRLDWQERHKMLKIEFPVNIKGVHATYEIPYGFIERPAEGLEVPALQWADLSGTHCKSSIACGLTIITDAKYSFSASVNTLSMSAVRSPIYADHYGYAERDAFCEFMDQGVQEFNYAIIPHEGAWQQSGATKKACELNTSPTQIMETYHKGPLGKMMQGINISAGNVIATVFKRAEDGGGYILRCYETEGTPVSATITLGICNRDFTAVFGPCEIKTFFIPDTPEAPVSETSMIELEL, encoded by the coding sequence ATGAAATCCGGGACTGCTTATAAGATTTATCTTATAGGAAATGCCCATCTGGACCCTGTCTGGCTCTGGAAAAAGCCGCAGGGTCTCGCCGAGGTGAAAGCGACATTTCTGTCCGTCCTCATGCGTATGAAGGAGTTCCCTGATTTCACCTTTACCTGCAGCAGCGCCCTATACTACAAATGGGTGGAAGAGAACGCCCCTGAGATTTTCGAAGAGATCAGACAAAGGGTCAGAGAAGGAAGGTGGAATATAGTCGGCGGCTGGTGGATACAGCCCGACTGCAATCTTCCATGCGGTGAGTCGTTCGTGCGGCACGGGCTTTATTCCCAGCGGTATTTCCTTGACAGGTTCGGTTTTGTTGCAAAGACCGGCTATAACGTGGATTCGTTCGGTCACAGCGGCATGCTGCCACAGATTTTATTAAAAAGCGGCATGCAGAACTATGTCTTCATGAGGCCTTCCCATGATGAAAAAGACCTGCCGGGGCCGCTCTTCTGGTGGGAGAGTCCGGACGGCAGCCGTGTGCTCACCTTCAGAATCCCGTTCTGCTACAACCAGGAATGGGGAGACCCCAATGATGCCGCTCCCACGGAAAAACAGAAGCTGATTGCCACAAGGTCGCTGACCTCTCAGCTAGGTTACGAACTCATGGGCTTTTTCGGCGTGGGAAATCACGGAGGAGGACCTACCATATCAAACCTCAAGATGATCGAGGCCCTTAAAGAGGAATGGGGAGAAGAATCCCTGATAATGAGTTCGCCCGATGCCTATTTTGTCGACATGAAGCTCAAGAAGATGGACATTCCTGTTGTCAGAGACGACCTTCAGCACCATGCAAGCGGCGCCTACTGCGCCCACTCAGCCGTGAAAAAGTTAAACAGGCTTGCTGAGAACAGGCTCATGGCGTCCGAAAAGCTCTCGGCCGCCGCCATGCTGCTTACCGGTGCGGCCTTTCCGAACTCCCGCTTCGAAAGGGCCTGGCAGCAGGTGCTGTTCAACCAGTTCCACGACATAATCACCGGCTGCTGCATAAAAGAGGCGTATGACGATGTCTTCAGCGCCTACGGCGAGGCATTGAACATCGCATCAGAGGAGATGAATTTCGCAGTGCAGAAGATATCCTGGTCAATAGATACCTCATGCGGCGAAGACATCCCTTTGAGCAAAGATACGGACTGGATACTATGGGAGCATGAAAACAGGGGAATCCCGCTTGTGGTTTTCAACACCCTCTCCTGGGAGATCGAGGCCCCCATTCAGGTGCATAGGCAGGTGAAGGCCGTCACCGATGATGCCGGTCGCGCCCTGATGATCCAGCATGTGCGCGCGCCTCAGATGAACCTCGACGATAAATTGGATACACTGTTCATAGGAAAGATACCGGCTATGGGCTACCGCGTTTTCACGATATACAGAAACCTTGAAATCCCGACAGCAGCAATCCCGGGGGCATTGAATGTTTCGGAGACCCATATTGAAAACGCATTCATAAGGCTCGATTTCGACCCGGTTTCCGGCAACATCGACAGGCTTTATGACAAGCGAACGGGTTCTGACATTCTTTCAGGCCCCGGTGCTGCACCTGTCGTGATCGATGAACATGATTCCGATACATGGGCGCATTTTATTTTCAGGTTCGATAAGGTGATGGGCCGCTTCGGCGACACAGAGATGAAAGTCCTGGAGACGGGCCCTCTGAGGGCGATATTGAGGGTGACCAACCGCTTTGAAAGGTCCGTCTTGCAGCAGGACTTCATACTTTATCACGACAGACCGGATATCAATGTCAGGGTCAGACTCGACTGGCAGGAAAGGCACAAAATGCTAAAGATCGAATTCCCGGTGAACATAAAGGGCGTCCATGCAACCTACGAGATACCGTACGGATTCATCGAGAGGCCTGCCGAAGGCCTGGAAGTGCCCGCCCTGCAGTGGGCCGATCTTTCCGGAACTCATTGTAAAAGCAGCATCGCCTGCGGACTGACTATCATTACCGATGCGAAATACAGCTTCAGCGCAAGCGTAAACACCCTGAGCATGAGTGCGGTAAGAAGCCCCATATACGCCGATCATTACGGTTATGCGGAAAGAGACGCTTTCTGTGAGTTCATGGACCAGGGCGTCCAGGAGTTCAATTATGCCATTATCCCGCATGAAGGCGCGTGGCAGCAGTCAGGCGCTACGAAAAAGGCCTGTGAACTCAATACCTCGCCTACCCAGATCATGGAGACATATCATAAAGGTCCACTCGGAAAGATGATGCAGGGCATCAACATATCAGCCGGAAACGTTATCGCTACAGTATTCAAGAGGGCTGAGGACGGCGGCGGATATATCCTGCGCTGTTACGAGACCGAAGGCACACCTGTGTCGGCGACCATCACGCTCGGTATATGCAACAGGGATTTTACCGCCGTGTTCGGGCCGTGCGAGATTAAAACATTCTTCATTCCTGACACACCAGAAGCGCCTGTATCAGAAACAAGCATGATAGAACTTGAGCTCTGA
- a CDS encoding MFS transporter: MSAESSFRKNEFFAIILLAVINLLIFADQNLMAPNLTQIARDFGFNAVERDVKLGGQISLVFWVLGALVTLVIGYFTDRVSRKMLFIAVVLIGSIPCILTGFARSYEQLFWLRAFTGIGIGGAIPITFSLIGDYFSHKNRATAAAWITLVQGMGVAVGQLIAGFIGSKYGWRLPFILVAAPNMILVFIFWIFVKEPPRGIAEESLKELIEKGAVYTGKINRSLYKNIFKIKTNLLVLIQGIPGCIPWGVFFIYLNDFYAQDKGFSVEMATLIVMAGGAAVLAGSFVGGLIGNKIYNKNPRYLPVFIGFSCIAGVIPMAFLINYPSQAGVHDPSVIVPLLLAVITGFTVILPAPNMKAITLNVNSPETRGSILSLSNLTDSLGQGFGPAVISLFIVAFGRTMAFNIANSFWVLCGLLQLLMVVTFPKDEQALKIMMDKKALEMRH; encoded by the coding sequence ATGTCCGCCGAATCGTCTTTCAGAAAGAATGAGTTTTTTGCCATTATATTGCTTGCCGTAATCAACCTCTTGATTTTTGCTGACCAGAACCTTATGGCTCCGAACCTTACTCAAATCGCCAGGGACTTCGGCTTCAATGCGGTCGAGCGTGACGTGAAACTGGGCGGCCAGATATCGCTCGTGTTCTGGGTCCTGGGCGCCTTGGTAACGCTAGTGATCGGCTATTTCACGGACAGGGTATCCCGCAAGATGCTTTTCATCGCCGTTGTCCTGATAGGTTCCATACCATGCATACTGACTGGTTTCGCCCGCAGCTACGAGCAGCTCTTCTGGCTGAGGGCGTTTACAGGCATAGGCATTGGCGGTGCGATACCGATAACGTTTTCGCTGATCGGCGACTACTTTTCACACAAAAACAGGGCGACTGCGGCGGCATGGATTACGCTCGTACAGGGAATGGGTGTTGCCGTTGGCCAGCTCATAGCCGGATTCATCGGTTCCAAATACGGCTGGCGTCTGCCTTTTATTCTCGTGGCTGCCCCTAACATGATACTCGTTTTCATATTCTGGATTTTCGTCAAGGAACCGCCGAGGGGCATAGCCGAAGAGAGCCTTAAAGAGCTTATTGAAAAGGGCGCCGTATATACCGGAAAAATCAACCGCTCGCTTTACAAGAACATATTCAAGATAAAGACCAACCTGCTGGTGCTCATCCAGGGCATTCCCGGGTGCATACCCTGGGGGGTGTTCTTCATCTATTTGAACGATTTCTATGCACAGGATAAAGGTTTTTCGGTCGAGATGGCAACTCTCATCGTTATGGCAGGAGGGGCGGCCGTGCTCGCGGGCTCTTTCGTGGGCGGCCTTATCGGCAACAAGATCTACAACAAGAATCCCAGATACCTCCCGGTTTTCATAGGCTTTTCATGCATAGCAGGCGTCATACCTATGGCATTCCTGATAAACTACCCTTCACAGGCGGGCGTACATGATCCGAGCGTGATCGTGCCGCTCCTGCTCGCCGTAATAACAGGTTTCACCGTAATCCTTCCCGCACCGAACATGAAGGCCATCACCCTTAATGTAAATTCACCAGAAACAAGGGGGTCCATACTTTCGCTTTCGAACCTTACAGACTCGCTAGGCCAGGGATTCGGGCCTGCGGTAATCAGTCTTTTTATTGTTGCATTCGGAAGGACTATGGCATTCAATATCGCCAACTCGTTCTGGGTACTCTGCGGACTGCTTCAGCTGCTGATGGTTGTCACGTTTCCGAAAGACGAGCAGGCTCTAAAGATTATGATGGATAAAAAAGCACTGGAAATGAGGCATTGA
- a CDS encoding FN3 associated domain-containing protein, whose translation MFFHGKNMTALRFIFILAAVNFTFYGMAWGTGVITFSPPPDEVYASENKAVVSRNTPVAIDTDIRNATIYYTTDGTIPTAAGIKYTSPIVITSDTTIRAMAFYNGKGVSPLSTISYIVYSSPYDISFIISDPSLTADFVERDGALETKPAKKDWYKKRAFSVRNMYWGPKAKQFADIKVPQHSDKEWLRRRIIAVAARYINAQYQYHYLICWDPPQSWPMNSLLPVRLRHQSQGTDSSNFVSWVYNYGLGIEFTGYIKKQAKMSSVMMPDGSTAKVRTIKGRLFKPDFDKLTGRLKMGDMVFVNTDKDKDTADHVAIWIGKDPKTGEWLVIDSYDTVSDMTDSAGNHIPTGVQIRAFRKDSFYYKGFVSALRIIPD comes from the coding sequence ATGTTCTTTCATGGAAAAAACATGACCGCCCTGAGATTCATCTTCATCCTGGCGGCGGTCAATTTTACATTTTATGGTATGGCATGGGGAACAGGGGTCATAACCTTTTCTCCGCCTCCGGATGAGGTTTATGCATCAGAGAACAAGGCTGTTGTTTCCAGAAATACCCCTGTTGCCATTGATACAGATATAAGAAATGCAACAATATATTATACTACAGACGGCACAATACCGACAGCAGCAGGCATCAAGTACACTTCCCCGATAGTCATAACATCGGATACTACCATAAGGGCAATGGCATTCTATAATGGGAAGGGGGTAAGCCCTCTTTCAACAATCAGCTATATTGTCTATTCATCTCCCTATGACATTTCGTTTATTATTTCAGATCCGTCATTGACAGCGGATTTTGTCGAAAGAGATGGCGCCCTCGAAACAAAACCTGCGAAGAAGGACTGGTATAAGAAAAGAGCTTTTTCAGTTAGAAACATGTACTGGGGACCAAAGGCTAAACAGTTTGCCGATATTAAAGTTCCGCAACATTCAGACAAGGAATGGCTGCGCAGGCGCATCATCGCCGTGGCAGCCAGATACATAAACGCACAGTACCAGTATCATTATCTTATCTGCTGGGACCCTCCCCAGTCGTGGCCCATGAACTCACTGCTTCCTGTCAGGCTTAGGCATCAGAGTCAGGGTACTGACAGTTCGAATTTCGTCTCATGGGTATATAATTACGGACTCGGCATAGAATTCACCGGCTATATCAAGAAACAGGCCAAGATGTCCTCGGTAATGATGCCTGACGGTTCCACCGCTAAAGTCAGGACAATAAAAGGCAGACTGTTCAAACCCGATTTTGATAAACTAACGGGAAGGCTTAAAATGGGAGATATGGTTTTTGTTAATACAGATAAGGATAAAGATACTGCAGACCATGTCGCCATCTGGATAGGCAAAGATCCGAAAACCGGAGAATGGCTTGTCATAGACAGTTATGATACAGTTTCCGATATGACGGATTCGGCCGGAAATCATATCCCGACAGGTGTGCAGATACGGGCATTCAGAAAGGACTCATTTTATTACAAGGGGTTCGTTTCTGCCTTGAGAATAATACCCGATTAA
- a CDS encoding glycerol-3-phosphate dehydrogenase/oxidase, giving the protein MAIFDTWSAKARAEHCKQAASLNFDAIIIGGGITGAGVARELALRGMSFCILDKNDFAFGTSSRSSKLAHGGIRYLGNREFKLVRESTTERNWLRNHFPNMVRPLGFYFNSFAKGKDKPVHIIYTMILYSVLSGFRSKFKNYRLPKIYNSWLMKRAEPNFTRNEETLGKFLISGFYYDTNIDDARLTIETIKESLNYSKGRSCALNYSEVTGFLKDGSGKVCGVKVRDTLDGHEYEVKGKIVIACGGIWTDEILKNEDSGTSRIYPTKGVHVVVPNERIGNRNGLGLRSFDDNRFFFVLRRGKVSVIGTTDTDYFKESKNLDEPWCTKEDCDYLFRTVNRMFPKANLTYKDIIGTYAGIRPLIKQEGAASESAVSREHEIFFLKNGVVAIAGGKLTTFRLMAEELIFKLIEKGYMSAFSVPEHSIPGFSMQPFVVGMKRTDFNKTIKNKALAGVSWPDQLEYLYTQYGRQAIDILEKIKSDPESGKSLLKDYPICRAEIEFILEYENCPRLIDILCRRTESQWTIWHYLQAELAEKVAEIAAGYYGWDDARKETEIRHYNEYIKKTIWF; this is encoded by the coding sequence ATGGCTATATTTGATACATGGAGTGCAAAGGCCAGGGCGGAACATTGTAAACAGGCGGCTTCACTCAATTTCGATGCAATCATTATCGGCGGCGGTATCACCGGGGCTGGAGTTGCCAGGGAACTGGCATTGAGGGGAATGTCTTTCTGCATTCTTGACAAGAATGACTTCGCTTTTGGGACTTCATCCCGCTCATCCAAGCTGGCGCACGGGGGTATACGTTATCTGGGCAACAGGGAGTTCAAGCTGGTGCGCGAATCCACCACCGAAAGAAACTGGCTGAGAAATCATTTCCCGAATATGGTAAGGCCGCTTGGCTTTTATTTCAATTCGTTCGCAAAGGGCAAGGATAAGCCGGTGCATATTATCTACACAATGATTTTATACAGCGTCTTATCGGGATTCAGATCAAAGTTTAAAAATTACAGATTGCCGAAGATATATAATTCATGGCTGATGAAAAGGGCGGAACCCAATTTCACCCGGAACGAGGAGACTCTCGGCAAATTTCTCATATCCGGTTTTTATTATGACACGAATATTGATGATGCCAGGCTTACAATAGAAACGATTAAAGAGAGCCTTAATTACTCGAAAGGAAGATCCTGTGCCCTGAACTATTCTGAGGTTACCGGATTTTTAAAGGATGGCTCCGGAAAGGTCTGCGGCGTCAAGGTGCGTGATACGCTTGACGGACATGAGTATGAGGTGAAAGGCAAAATTGTTATCGCCTGCGGCGGCATCTGGACGGATGAAATTCTTAAGAATGAGGATTCCGGAACTTCCAGGATATATCCCACAAAAGGCGTACACGTTGTTGTCCCCAATGAAAGGATAGGCAACAGGAACGGCCTGGGGCTGCGCTCATTCGACGACAACCGGTTTTTCTTCGTATTGAGGAGAGGAAAGGTCTCGGTTATCGGCACAACGGATACCGACTATTTCAAGGAGTCGAAAAACCTTGATGAACCATGGTGCACGAAAGAGGACTGTGATTACCTTTTCAGGACTGTCAACAGGATGTTCCCGAAGGCAAACCTCACTTACAAGGATATAATAGGGACATATGCGGGCATAAGGCCACTGATCAAACAGGAAGGCGCGGCCAGCGAATCGGCTGTCTCAAGGGAACACGAGATATTTTTCTTGAAGAACGGGGTTGTTGCGATAGCGGGCGGCAAATTGACTACATTCAGACTGATGGCCGAAGAGCTTATCTTCAAACTCATCGAAAAAGGGTATATGAGCGCCTTTTCAGTCCCTGAACATTCAATCCCCGGTTTTTCAATGCAGCCCTTCGTTGTAGGCATGAAGAGGACCGATTTCAATAAAACGATAAAAAATAAAGCCCTTGCTGGAGTTTCATGGCCCGATCAGCTTGAATATCTGTATACGCAGTATGGCAGGCAGGCGATAGACATACTCGAGAAGATCAAATCAGACCCGGAGTCAGGGAAGTCCCTCCTTAAAGATTATCCGATATGCCGGGCCGAGATTGAATTCATCCTTGAATATGAGAACTGCCCGAGGCTCATTGACATCCTCTGCCGCAGAACGGAATCTCAATGGACGATATGGCATTACCTCCAGGCCGAGCTTGCAGAAAAGGTGGCGGAAATAGCGGCGGGATATTACGGCTGGGATGATGCCAGGAAGGAGACCGAAATCAGGCATTATAATGAATATATAAAAAAGACGATCTGGTTTTAG
- a CDS encoding HAD-IB family hydrolase, with protein MHLALFDFDGTISTRDTTWDFIFRACGKGRALGGIIRLVPISIAYSFKRIQHHDAKQAVIRHFFGDWEKEAFVEEARHYASEVVPTIIRPEALNRIKWHKSQGHTVAVVTGSLEILLSDWCTGLGLDLIATGLDLESAQIGLSTRNCFKEEKARRIREKYALESFECIHAYGDSSGDREMLALADIRYYKRFE; from the coding sequence ATGCACCTGGCATTATTCGATTTCGACGGCACCATATCCACCAGGGACACAACATGGGACTTCATCTTCCGTGCTTGTGGCAAGGGCCGTGCACTCGGTGGCATCATCCGGCTGGTTCCCATATCCATTGCCTACAGCTTTAAACGCATCCAGCATCATGACGCCAAACAGGCGGTCATCAGACATTTTTTCGGGGACTGGGAAAAGGAAGCATTCGTCGAAGAGGCCCGGCATTATGCAAGTGAAGTCGTACCAACTATCATACGGCCTGAAGCGCTTAATAGAATAAAATGGCACAAGTCTCAGGGTCACACCGTGGCGGTAGTCACCGGTTCGCTCGAAATCCTTTTGTCAGACTGGTGCACCGGCCTGGGGCTCGACTTGATAGCCACCGGACTGGACCTTGAAAGCGCCCAGATCGGTCTTTCCACGCGCAACTGCTTCAAGGAGGAGAAGGCCAGACGCATCCGGGAAAAATACGCACTTGAAAGCTTTGAATGCATCCACGCCTACGGGGACAGCAGCGGTGACCGCGAAATGCTGGCACTGGCAGATATACGGTATTATAAACGTTTCGAATGA
- a CDS encoding alpha/beta hydrolase encodes MRKISGLLFILCVAFLSALPSFAGNTIPAGFKGGFVNVGGQQLRVYQTGAGPDLLLIHGLPGSIEDWETVIPELSKNFRVTVYDRPGQGFSSANKLKYDLNQNADMAFALIEKLKLNNPVVVGHSYGGSTVVAMAERNPSNVKAFVAVSAVTTNEEPETIFKILKTPVIGPVCAWLAKLFTGCSMVEDGAKKAFHPNENVMPANYVKIRCMIFLQPKVIKTMSMEVVSMGPDVVKMAPLYSSIRKPLFIVHGKSDQEVPVSDAILLNKAVSGSKLILLDNTGHMVQYARPAELIKVIEEAAQ; translated from the coding sequence ATGAGAAAAATATCCGGGCTTCTTTTTATCCTGTGCGTTGCTTTTCTTTCCGCACTGCCCTCTTTTGCCGGAAACACGATACCCGCCGGATTCAAGGGCGGCTTCGTCAATGTTGGTGGACAGCAGTTAAGGGTTTATCAGACGGGGGCAGGGCCGGATCTCCTGCTTATCCACGGCCTGCCCGGCTCCATCGAAGACTGGGAAACCGTAATTCCGGAACTCTCGAAAAATTTCCGCGTAACGGTATATGACAGGCCTGGCCAGGGTTTCAGCAGCGCCAATAAATTGAAGTATGATCTCAATCAGAATGCAGACATGGCATTTGCCTTGATCGAGAAGCTCAAACTCAACAACCCAGTCGTTGTCGGCCATTCCTACGGAGGCAGCACGGTTGTCGCAATGGCTGAACGAAATCCCTCAAATGTAAAGGCGTTTGTCGCGGTGAGCGCCGTCACCACAAACGAGGAGCCGGAGACAATATTCAAGATACTCAAGACCCCTGTGATCGGCCCGGTCTGCGCCTGGCTTGCAAAATTGTTCACGGGATGCAGCATGGTCGAGGACGGTGCAAAAAAGGCCTTCCATCCAAATGAAAATGTCATGCCCGCCAATTATGTCAAAATAAGGTGCATGATATTCCTGCAGCCCAAAGTCATAAAGACCATGTCAATGGAGGTTGTATCTATGGGACCCGATGTAGTCAAGATGGCGCCCCTTTACAGCAGCATAAGGAAGCCTCTCTTCATCGTCCATGGCAAGAGCGACCAGGAAGTCCCGGTTTCTGATGCCATCCTCCTTAACAAGGCCGTTTCCGGTTCGAAACTCATCCTGCTTGATAACACCGGCCATATGGTCCAGTACGCCAGACCCGCCGAACTGATTAAAGTTATAGAAGAGGCGGCACAATGA
- a CDS encoding SOS response-associated peptidase: protein MCGRFVFTDPSKIKRLMPDADIDQIRIEFAPNYNIAPSQNIPAILNDGSNKVRLIRWGLVPSWAKDISIGYRMINARAETLTEKPSFKKLINERRCLIFAEGFYEWKKNGKAKEPYFIHMKDSLAFTFAGLWDIWEREGNAIVSGTIITTAANSLVADIHERMPVIMPPDSYDLWLGHDRVDVMNFLKPYPAEEMDAYPVSPLVNSPLNNSADCIRISAE, encoded by the coding sequence ATGTGCGGAAGATTCGTCTTTACCGATCCTTCAAAAATAAAAAGGCTCATGCCCGATGCGGACATTGACCAGATAAGGATCGAATTCGCACCGAACTATAATATCGCACCATCCCAGAATATCCCTGCAATTCTCAACGACGGCTCGAATAAGGTGCGGCTTATAAGATGGGGCCTTGTCCCGTCATGGGCAAAGGACATCTCCATCGGATACAGGATGATCAACGCCCGCGCCGAGACGCTCACCGAAAAGCCATCATTCAAAAAGCTTATAAATGAGAGGCGCTGCCTCATATTTGCCGAAGGTTTTTATGAATGGAAAAAGAATGGAAAAGCAAAAGAGCCATATTTCATCCACATGAAGGATTCCCTTGCGTTCACCTTTGCAGGCCTCTGGGACATATGGGAAAGAGAAGGGAATGCCATCGTCTCCGGGACCATAATCACAACTGCGGCAAATTCACTTGTTGCAGACATACACGAGAGAATGCCTGTGATAATGCCTCCCGATTCCTATGATTTATGGCTTGGTCACGACAGAGTGGATGTCATGAATTTTCTTAAACCTTATCCAGCAGAAGAAATGGACGCCTATCCGGTTTCACCTCTCGTCAATTCGCCTCTGAACAACTCCGCTGATTGTATAAGAATTTCAGCTGAGTGA
- a CDS encoding type II toxin-antitoxin system VapB family antitoxin — protein sequence MRTTIVIDEDVLDRARAVATSRKKPFRSIINEAMREGLNLIESKQKQKPYRMKPRNMGQKSGISIDNVQELLSRIEGEDFK from the coding sequence ATGAGAACTACAATAGTGATAGATGAGGATGTGCTTGACAGGGCAAGAGCTGTTGCAACAAGCAGGAAAAAACCCTTCAGGTCAATAATCAACGAGGCCATGAGAGAAGGGCTCAATTTAATCGAATCGAAGCAGAAGCAGAAACCTTATCGCATGAAACCCCGCAACATGGGTCAGAAATCCGGCATATCGATAGACAATGTCCAGGAATTGTTAAGCCGGATCGAAGGCGAAGACTTCAAGTGA
- a CDS encoding type II toxin-antitoxin system VapC family toxin, with protein sequence MIFVDANILLYAENSGSPLNRKALKWWSSALSGKEPVCLCWEVINAFIRIGTNPRVFNNPLSTSEALDRVLSWINQPCTRIIHPTSRHWDIFTDMLISGQASANLVSDAHLAALAIEHNCTLYSTDKDFKRFPKIKYKNPLE encoded by the coding sequence GTGATTTTTGTTGACGCCAACATCCTGCTTTATGCCGAGAACTCGGGCAGTCCGCTTAACAGAAAAGCCCTTAAATGGTGGAGTTCTGCACTCTCAGGAAAAGAGCCGGTATGTCTGTGCTGGGAAGTTATCAATGCATTCATAAGAATCGGCACTAATCCAAGGGTTTTCAATAACCCCTTGTCAACCAGTGAAGCACTTGACAGGGTTTTGAGCTGGATAAACCAGCCATGCACCAGGATAATCCATCCGACGTCAAGGCATTGGGATATCTTCACAGACATGCTCATATCAGGGCAGGCGAGCGCAAATCTCGTATCTGACGCCCACCTTGCCGCACTTGCAATCGAACACAACTGCACGCTGTATTCAACGGATAAGGATTTCAAAAGATTTCCTAAAATTAAATATAAGAATCCATTGGAATAA